Proteins from a genomic interval of Equus quagga isolate Etosha38 chromosome 13, UCLA_HA_Equagga_1.0, whole genome shotgun sequence:
- the BTG2 gene encoding protein BTG2, with protein MGFDGVHCNHLKVKKQRVLGLELRSAVQGEAKTAEPPTLRSGESRRDFPSLPELPPLPTAAHYRSQARWTGKRTDMLPEIAAAVGFLSSLLRSRGCVSEQRLQVFGRALQEALTEHYEHHWFPEKPSKGSGYRCIRINHKMDPIISKVASQIGLSQPQLHQLLPSELTLWVDPYEVSYRIGENGSICILYEKAPVAASYGLLTCKNQMMLGRSSPSKNYIMAVSS; from the exons ATGGGATTTGACGGGGTCCACTGCAATCATCTAAAGGTGAAGAAGCAACGGGTCTTGGGACTGGAGCTGAGGAGCGCAGTGCAAGGAGAAGCCAAAA CTGCCGAGCCGCCGACGTTGCGGAGTGGAGAGTCGCGCCGAGACTTCCCGTCGCTCCCAGAGCTGCCACCGCTCCCCACAGCCGCGCACTACAGGAGCCAGGCCCGCTGGACCGGGAAGAGAACGGACATGCTCCCGGAGATCGCTGCCGCCGTGggcttcctctccagcctcctgagGAGCCGGGGCTGCGTGAGCGAGCAGCGGCTTCAGGTTTTCGGCAGGGCTCTCCAGGAGGCACTCACAG AGCACTATGAACACCATTGGTTTCCTGAGAAGCCATCCAAGGGCTCTGGCTACCGCTGCATCCGCATCAACCACAAGATGGACCCTATCATCAGCAAGGTGGCCAGCCAGATCGGACTCAGCCAGCCCCAGTTGCACCAGCTGCTGCCCAGTGAGCTGACCCTGTGGGTGGACCCCTACGAGGTGTCCTATCGCATCGGGGAGAATGGCTCCATCTGCATCCTGTATGAGAAGGCCCCAGTGGCCGCCTCCTATGGGCTTCTCACCTGCAAGAACCAAATGATGCTGGGCAGGAGCAGCCCCTCAAAGAACTACATCATGGCAGTCTCCAGTTAG